The Pseudomonas pergaminensis nucleotide sequence ATCCGCTGAACGAAGCCTTGGCCGGTGCGACGCTGGGCGCGGTGGCGGCGATTGCTTTTCTGTGGCGAATTGAACGCGCCGACATCAAGGTGTCCCCCTCGTTTATCGGCGGCGGACTGGTGGTGTTACTGGTCTGCGCGCTGGTGCCAAAATACAACGCCGAGTTGCTGCTCAACCGTGTCGCGATCACGTTGTCGGGTGCTGAACACGCCCATCAAACGCCTTCCTGGCGGCTGGATGCGGCACACACAAAGGCCGAGTAAGTCACCAGGTCCAGCGCCCGGTGGCTGTCCACCATCAGTTCCAGCAACACCGTCTGCGCATTGAAACGCCGCATGTCGCCGCGCCGCCGCGCCTCGTTCATCTGCTTTAGCAGCGTATGGGTGATCTGCTGCGGTGAGCTGCCGTGCAACTGCTCAAGCCAACGGCCGATGGCCTGGGTATTGCGCCGGTATTGCGTACCCACTGGCGGCTCGGCGAAACCTTCGAACATCCCGGTGAGTTTTCTCAGCGCATAGCTACGTATCACATCATCCAACAGGCTCATGGCCGCTTCTCGGTGCCGCAGATGTTCGCCAGCAACTCGGCGGTCTTGACCAGCATGAACTGGCTGTCACCGCGACTTTCCACGCACAGGCACACCGACAGTGCATCACTCACCTGCAACTTGAAACGCCAATCGGCGAACACCATCGACAGTCCAGAACAGGACTCATCGCTGTCCAGGGAATTGTCGCGGTATAACACCTGCATGCGCTCGACGACGCGGGTCGAGTTATTCACTTCGACATGAATATTTCCCGAAGAAGGAAATAGGCCAATACGCTCTACCAATAACTTTGACATGTTCATGGCCGTCTCTTGGTTGTTGCGGTCAGGCGGCACTTTATTCTGTGGGAGGGCAAAAGTATTGGAATGTTATTTTTAGTCGGTTATGCCGGGTGTTGTTATTTTTAGTCTGCCTCGGCAGGTGGTCGAAGTGCCGAGGTTGTGACCATAATCGCCTCGCTGCTTGAAGTAAGGTCATCCCTTTTACTACCGGGTTAATACAGTCGGCGCGTGGGAGGTTGCCTTGTTCAATAGGATTTTGATTGTGTGTGTCGGCAATATTTGTCGCAGCCCCACGGCAGAACAATTATTGCGCAATGCGCTGGCACACTCCGCGATAGAAGTGAGTTCTGCGGGGTTGGCCGCATTGCGTGACAGCCCGCTGGAGCCCACGGCTCTGCAGGTGCTGGAAGAGCATGGGCATGCACCGGTTTCACACAGGGCACGTCAACTGACAAGCGCTGCGGTGAGTGACGCGGATCTTGTATTAGTGATGGAGCAACGGCATATCGGCGGGGTACTCAGCCTCGCCCCTGAAGCACGGGGCAAAGTGTTCCTGCTGGGTAAATGGCAATACAACCGCGAGATCATGGACCCTTATCGTCAAGGCAAACCAGCCTTTGTTCATGCCTATGCGTTAATAGAACAAGCGGCTCAGGCGTGGGCGCAAAAGTTGGTCGGTCAAGTGGGTTGAAGTTGTCATGTCGCACACTTGATAAGTTCTGCGTTAACCGTGTGAAAGCGTGTGTTGTCGGCCACGAGCCAGCGTATGGGTATTGGGTGAAGCCGTTAAACGTGCATGGAACCGGGCGTCTTGCACCCTGTGCCATTCCTTGACTATTGGTTGGAAAAAAGAACTGACTTATGCAATCAACACCCGCAACAGCGTCGCATAACAGCGAAGAAACTGATCTGGATTTCATGATGTTGTTGGGCACATTGCTCGATCACAAGTGGCTGATCGGTGGCATCAGTATCGTCTTTATGGCGCTGGGTGTGGCTTATGCCGTGTTGACGCCTCCGGTCTATCAAGCCACCGCACTGATTCAGGTCGAACCGAAAAAAGGCGACATGCTCGGCTTCTCCGATGTCGGCAGTCTGCTCGGCAAGGAGTCGCCCACGGTCACGGAGGTCGAGTTGATCCGCTCACGGATCACCGTTGGCACTGCCGTCGATAACCTGAACTTGGATCTTGAGGTGAAGCCCAGGCGCTTCCCGTTGATCGGTGATTTCATGGCGCGTCGCTTCAAGCCGACGCGGGCCCATGAGGTGGCGAGCCCCTGGCTCGGCCTCGACAGTTACGGTTGGGGTGGCGAGGCCCTGACGTTTTCGCGGTTACGCCTTCCGGCCGACTTGCTGGGCCAGGAACTGACCTTGACTGCCGGTAGTGGCAGCACCTTTACCCTGTCGGACCAGGACCAAAACGTTTTGCTGACGGGGCAGGTGGGTCGCTTCTATGAAAGCAGTGGCCTCCAGCTGCAGGTCGAAACGCTGGATGCCAACCCTGGCGCGCAATTCAGCGTTGTGCGTTGGCCACGCCTCACCAGCATTCTGCGCTATCAGAAGCTGCTGGATGTGGCGGAGCGCGGCAAGGAGTCGGGGATCATTGGCCTGGCGCTGGAAAGCACGCGGCCCGAGGCGGCCATTCAGGTACTCAATGAGGTCGCCCGTATCTATGTACGCCAGAACATTGAGCGCACCTCCGCCGAGGCGGCCCAGAGCCTGGCGTTCCTCAAAGACCAATTGCCCCAGGTGCGCAAGGATGTCGAGCAGGCTGAGACGGCGCTGAACCAGTTTCAGATCCGCAACAAAACCATCGACATCAGCCTTGAGGCCAAGGCCATTCTTGACCAGATCGTGGCGCTGGATGCGAGCATTTCCGAGCTCAAGATGCAGCAGGCCGAGATCGAGCGAAAGTTCACCCCCCAGCACCCGGTGTACCGCGCGCTCCTGACGCAACTGGCAGAACTCACGGCCCGCCAGAGCGAGCTGGCCAAGAAGGTCGAAAGCCTGCCGACCACCCAGCAAGAGTTGTTGAGCCTGACGCGCGACCTGAAAGTCAGCACCGAGATCTACACGCAACTGCTCAACAAGTATCAGGAGTTGGACGTGATGCGCGCCGGCACGGTCGGTAACGTGCGCTTGATCGATACCGCCGATGTCGACCTGAGGAACCCGGTCAGGCCGCAGAAAGCGTTGATTGTTGTGATCGCCACGCTGCTCGGTGCCTTTGTGGCAGTCGCGCTGGTGCTGTTTCGCAAGGCGCTCAATCGGGGCGTGTCCAACCCCAACGAGTTGGAAAAACTCGGCTTGCCGGTGTATGCGGCCATTCCGTTCAGTGCCATCCAGAAGGACATGGACCAGAAGCTCTTTCGCAGCAACAAGGTGGGCTCCACACAGTTGCTGGCCCTCAGCAACCCAACGGACCTGGCCATTGAAGGGCTGCGCAGCCTGCGCACGAGTCTGCATTTCGCCATGTTGGAAGCGGGCAACAACCGCTTGATGATCTCCGGGCCGAGCCCGCAGGTGGGCAAGACATTCGTCTCGGCGAACCTGGCCGCTGTGGTCGCGCATTCGGGGCAGCGTGTGTTGTTGGTGGACGTGGACATGCGCAAGGGTTACTTGCACAAAGTCTTTGGTGTTGCGGCAGAAAACGGTCTTTCCGACCTGCTCGCCAAACACTGCGAGCTCGGCACAGCGATCCATACCACGGAGGTCGAGAACCTTCACGTCCTCAGCCGTGGGCGGATCCCGCCGAACCCATCGGAACTGCTGATGCACGCCAACTTCAGCGAATTCCTGGACCAGGTCAGCGCGCTGTACGACCTGGTGATTCTGGATACACCGCCATTTCTGGCGGTCACCGATGCAACCATCGTCGGGCGCCAGTCCGGCACCAATCTGATCGTGGCCCGTTTCGAATTGAACTCTGTGCGCGAGGTGGAGCTGACGATGCGTCGCTATCAACAGAACGGCATTGAACTCAAAGGCGCGATTTTCAACGGTATCGAGAAGCGCTCATCCGCCAAATACGGATACGGCGCCTACAGCTATTACCACTACGAGTACACGTCAGACAGCGTTTGATCCTGGACGCCAGGCATTTGAAGTCCAACGCGCAGCACGTCTACCACTGGCCGCAGGTTCAACGAGAAACGCTATGAAAGTCACAGTTTTTGGCATTGGTTATGTAGGGCTGGTCCAGGGCGCCGTTCTTGCCGAAGTCGGCCACGATGTGCTGTGTGTCGATATTGATGCGCAGCGGGTTGAGCGTCTCAAACAGGGGCATATCCCGATCTACGAGCCAGGCCTGGAAGCTCTTGTCAGGGAAAATCATGCGGCCGGCCGCTTGAATTTCACCACCGACGCCGTGGCTGCAGTCAAGCATGGTGAAGTGCAGTTTATCGCGGTGGGGACACCGCCAGATGAAGACGGCTCGGCCGACTTGAAGTACGTGCTGGCGGTGGCCGAGACCATTGGACAGCACATGCTGGCCCCGCTGACCATCATCGACAAATCCACCGTTCCCGTGGGCACCGCCGACAAGGTCAGTGCACGGGTGGCTGCCATGCTCGCGCTGCGTGAGCGCACCGACCTGGCCTTCGACATGGTGTCCAACCCGGAGTTTCTCAAGGAAGGCTCTGCGGTGGCTGATTGCATCCGGCCGGACCGCATTGTCATCGGCACCGCCAGCCGGCATGCGGAGGCGGTGATGCGCGAGCTTTACGCGCCGTTCAACCGCAACCACGAAAAAATCATCGTGATGGATGTGCGCAGCGCCGAGTTGACCAAATATGCTGCCAATTGCCTGCTCGCCACCAAGATCAGCTTCATGAACGAAATGGCCAACCTGGCCGAGAGACTGGGGGCCGACATCGAGATGGTGCGTCAGGGCATCGGGTCCGACCCGCGTATCGGCTATCACTTTCTGTACGCAGGCGTGGGGTATGGCGGGTCGTGTTTCCCCAAGGATGTCCAGGCCTTGATCCAGACCGCCGAGACCCTCGACTTCGATGCCACGCTGCTCAAGGCCGTGGAGCGACGCAATGCCGAACAGAAAAACAGCCTATTCAACAAACTGTCCGCGCACTTCAACGCGCAACTGGCGGGCAAGACTTTCGCGCTCTGGGGGCTCAGTTTCAAACCCAATACCGATGACATGCGCGAAGCCCCTAGCCGCGTGTTGATGGAGGCCTTGTGGCGTGCCGGGGCAAACGTGCAGGCCTTTGATCCGGAATCGATGGAAGAAACCCAGCGTCTCTATGGCGACCGCGAAGACCTGCGCCTGTGCGGTACCAAGGAAGCCTGCCTGAAAGGCGCCGATGCCTTGCTGATCGTCACGGAGTGGCAGGTCTTCAAGGCACCGGACTTCACGGTGATCAAACAGCAGCTCAAGCAACCGCTGATCTTTGACGGACGCAACCTGTTCGACCCCGTCAGTGTGCAGAAGAAAGGTATTCACTACGTATCCGTTGGGCGACCTCTCAACCCGGTATAGGTCTTCCCATGAGTGTGCTTAAAAGAATCGTCAGCGGCATTGGCGCCAATTCGTTTGGCCAGGTGGTAAACCTGCTGATCCAGGTGGTGAGTGTGCCGGTGCTGATTGCCAGTT carries:
- a CDS encoding phosphomannomutase; its protein translation is MNMSKLLVERIGLFPSSGNIHVEVNNSTRVVERMQVLYRDNSLDSDESCSGLSMVFADWRFKLQVSDALSVCLCVESRGDSQFMLVKTAELLANICGTEKRP
- a CDS encoding low molecular weight protein-tyrosine-phosphatase, which produces MFNRILIVCVGNICRSPTAEQLLRNALAHSAIEVSSAGLAALRDSPLEPTALQVLEEHGHAPVSHRARQLTSAAVSDADLVLVMEQRHIGGVLSLAPEARGKVFLLGKWQYNREIMDPYRQGKPAFVHAYALIEQAAQAWAQKLVGQVG
- a CDS encoding polysaccharide biosynthesis tyrosine autokinase, producing MQSTPATASHNSEETDLDFMMLLGTLLDHKWLIGGISIVFMALGVAYAVLTPPVYQATALIQVEPKKGDMLGFSDVGSLLGKESPTVTEVELIRSRITVGTAVDNLNLDLEVKPRRFPLIGDFMARRFKPTRAHEVASPWLGLDSYGWGGEALTFSRLRLPADLLGQELTLTAGSGSTFTLSDQDQNVLLTGQVGRFYESSGLQLQVETLDANPGAQFSVVRWPRLTSILRYQKLLDVAERGKESGIIGLALESTRPEAAIQVLNEVARIYVRQNIERTSAEAAQSLAFLKDQLPQVRKDVEQAETALNQFQIRNKTIDISLEAKAILDQIVALDASISELKMQQAEIERKFTPQHPVYRALLTQLAELTARQSELAKKVESLPTTQQELLSLTRDLKVSTEIYTQLLNKYQELDVMRAGTVGNVRLIDTADVDLRNPVRPQKALIVVIATLLGAFVAVALVLFRKALNRGVSNPNELEKLGLPVYAAIPFSAIQKDMDQKLFRSNKVGSTQLLALSNPTDLAIEGLRSLRTSLHFAMLEAGNNRLMISGPSPQVGKTFVSANLAAVVAHSGQRVLLVDVDMRKGYLHKVFGVAAENGLSDLLAKHCELGTAIHTTEVENLHVLSRGRIPPNPSELLMHANFSEFLDQVSALYDLVILDTPPFLAVTDATIVGRQSGTNLIVARFELNSVREVELTMRRYQQNGIELKGAIFNGIEKRSSAKYGYGAYSYYHYEYTSDSV
- a CDS encoding UDP-glucose dehydrogenase family protein; translation: MKVTVFGIGYVGLVQGAVLAEVGHDVLCVDIDAQRVERLKQGHIPIYEPGLEALVRENHAAGRLNFTTDAVAAVKHGEVQFIAVGTPPDEDGSADLKYVLAVAETIGQHMLAPLTIIDKSTVPVGTADKVSARVAAMLALRERTDLAFDMVSNPEFLKEGSAVADCIRPDRIVIGTASRHAEAVMRELYAPFNRNHEKIIVMDVRSAELTKYAANCLLATKISFMNEMANLAERLGADIEMVRQGIGSDPRIGYHFLYAGVGYGGSCFPKDVQALIQTAETLDFDATLLKAVERRNAEQKNSLFNKLSAHFNAQLAGKTFALWGLSFKPNTDDMREAPSRVLMEALWRAGANVQAFDPESMEETQRLYGDREDLRLCGTKEACLKGADALLIVTEWQVFKAPDFTVIKQQLKQPLIFDGRNLFDPVSVQKKGIHYVSVGRPLNPV